In Malaclemys terrapin pileata isolate rMalTer1 chromosome 10, rMalTer1.hap1, whole genome shotgun sequence, the following are encoded in one genomic region:
- the CEP20 gene encoding centrosomal protein 20 has protein sequence MATIAELKAVLKDTLEKRGALGQIKARIRAEVFNALDDQSEPRPPLSHENFLINELIREYLEFNKYKYTASVLTAESGQPEVPLDRQFLVRELNIVEDPNRKSVPLLYGIIAHFLHGSKGDIHDTFSKGSSLQFPRRNLSKLPNERNQMDSIPEPGRMAGTSIEDPLVLQGVNR, from the exons ATGGCGACCATCGCCGAGTTGAAAGCAG TACTGAAGGACACATTGGAAAAGAGAGGTGCACTGGGACAAATAAAAGCAAGGATCAGAGCTGAAGTTTTTAATGCGTTGGATGACCAAAGTGAACCACGGCCACCACTGTCTCATGAAAATTTTCTAATCAATGAACTAATTCGTGAATACTTGGAATTCAATAAATATAAATACACTGCATCTGTTCTAACAGCAG AATCTGGCCAACCTGAAGTACCATTGGATAGACAGTTTCTTGTCCGTGAGCTGAATATAGTGGAAGATCCAAATAGAAAATCAGT CCCTCTCTTGTATGGAATTATAGCTCATTTTTTACATGGTAGTAAAGGCGACATCCAtgatacattttcaaaaggatctTCACTGCAGTTTCCAAGACGGAATCTCAGCAAACTACCTAATGAAAGAAATCAAATGG ATTCAATTCCAGAACCAGGGAGGATGGCCGGCACTAGCATTGAAGATCCACTTGTTTTACAGGGTGTAAACAGATGA